ACGACAGCccaaaaacatcactgctctagaggagatctgcatggaggaatggtccaaaataccagcaacagtgtgtgaaaaccttgtgaagacttacagaaaatgtttgacctctgtcattgccaacaaagggtatataacgaagtattgatatgaacttttgttattgaccaaatacttattttccaccatattttgcaaataaattctttaaaaatcagacaatgtgatttatggacttttttgtctcattctgtctctcatagttgaagtatacctatggtgaaaattacaggcctctctcatctttttaagtgggagaacttgcacaattggtggctgactaaatacttttttgccccactgtatttcCGGGCAAGCTGAAGAAGGGAAGGCTCAATAATGCCACCATGCAGACGCAAAACCAAATGCAAGGTTAACTCTTTCTACATGTGGTAGTCAGACAGAGTATGCCCATCCTCTAGCTGATGTAGGGAGGATAACTCTAGAAAGCTTATCTTTTAAATATGATGCTAGTCCAATCAAAACAGGTATAACCGCATACTTATTGCAGAGtctgcggtgatacctttttttattggactagcATAATAGTCATAAGAAGGTCAAATAAACGTTGCCtctatttgcttgttttttttactcctgTTGGAcactaaaaaaatgaaaaaaaaaactgtctcaCTTCCAATTATCTCTACAATTTACCTAAAGTAAACACAAATGTTCTCAATACAACATGCAATAAAATAGAGGTATCTgcagacctgatgaagggaggataactcttgaaagcttgtcattccaaaattctgttagtccaataaaaaaggtattatgagaagatacttatttcattttcaacctctacactctctctctttctctctctctccaattCCCAGTGCTGTTTAATTGGTGtatcatttcttttatttccatCACTTTTGTgagtttataatttatatttttattattattattgctacttTTTATCAGTAACCAAAAAACCATAATGCAGTGTTCTGACGcacaaatatgttttcctttttaatttactgatatttgcaattaattattatattgtcCTTCTCATATTATCCAATAAACCAATATTATCTGACTCCAGGCTTCAAAGCCTATAAATAGATCATTCATAGAAACCTCCGTAAAATTTTTCTAACTGACAATTTTACTTCCTTGTTTCTCAGAGTATAAATCATAGGATTCAACCCTGGAGTGATAACCGTGTAGAAAACTGATATAAATTTATTTAGGTCAGAGGAGTAGCTGGAGTGAGGGCGAACATACATAAATATCATAGTACCATAGTATATCAGTACCACCGTAAGATGAGCTCCACAAGTGGAGAATATTCTTCTCCTGCCATTAATTGACTGAATGCGTAGTATTGATATGACAATGAAAAGGTAGGACATGAGCGTCAGTAGTAAACagcaaaaaagcacaaaaaaggaTAACATAAAGATGGACATTTCAGTGAGATGAGTGTCACTGCAGGACAGCTCCAGCAAAGGTGgaatgtcacaaaaaaaatgattgactTTTCGAGAACCACAGAATTCTAATTGAGAGATAAGAAGAACTGGTACGAGACCTGTAACAACGCCTGTTATCCAAGAGGCAGCAACCAATTGGAGGCATGTTCTAGTGTCCATCAGACTGGAATAATACAGAGGTTTGCATATGGCCATGTAGCGGTCATAAGCCATGACCAATAGCAAATAGCATTCAGAGGCCCCAAaagtaacaaagaaaaacagttGGGACATACATCCagcaaaagaaacattattGTCCTTCAACATTAGGCTGACTAAAAGTTTTGGAACAATAGTAATTGTATACCAGATCTCTAAGAAGGAGAGGTTGGTGAGAAAGAAATACATTGGTGTATGAAGAGTTTGCTCAAGCCAAACCACAGTCAGAATAGTAAGGTTTCCTGTAAGAGttagaaggaaaataaaaaagaaagtaaagaaGAGAGGAGTGCTAAGTTCAGGAAGATTTAGCAGTCCCAATATTACAAAATCATTAGCACTGCTTTGATTGGCAGATCTCATGACACAAGCGTAGGTAAACCCACAGTATCCATCCAAATGGTCTCTAtagaaaaaaggtaacaaaaagagaatttaaacatgcttccatatgtaacatgtaacatgtTTTTCATTGTCACT
The DNA window shown above is from Spea bombifrons isolate aSpeBom1 chromosome 1, aSpeBom1.2.pri, whole genome shotgun sequence and carries:
- the LOC128464065 gene encoding olfactory receptor 11L1-like, giving the protein MRSANQSSANDFVILGLLNLPELSTPLFFTFFFIFLLTLTGNLTILTVVWLEQTLHTPMYFFLTNLSFLEIWYTITIVPKLLVSLMLKDNNVSFAGCMSQLFFFVTFGASECYLLLVMAYDRYMAICKPLYYSSLMDTRTCLQLVAASWITGVVTGLVPVLLISQLEFCGSRKVNHFFCDIPPLLELSCSDTHLTEMSIFMLSFFVLFCCLLLTLMSYLFIVISILRIQSINGRRRIFSTCGAHLTVVLIYYGTMIFMYVRPHSSYSSDLNKFISVFYTVITPGLNPMIYTLRNKEVKLSVRKILRRFL